In a genomic window of Sulfurisphaera tokodaii str. 7:
- a CDS encoding dTMP kinase yields the protein MIIAFEGIEGSGRTAHLEAVKRYLEKEGYGTVTFGLQMSKLIGERISQVKRNIVFERRTLFLAYVTDLADQVENYVKPSLDSGFIALADGYILTLMSWGLVRGLEKDWMNDVLSIFPRSAIYFSLISRPEEIIKRIIKKRGFLDPLSAGIDICIKSDVFTAYEDYINEFQKVLISLSTKESIIYTDRNFDEVHKEIVNKIESLTS from the coding sequence TTGATAATAGCTTTTGAAGGAATTGAGGGATCTGGTAGGACAGCCCATTTAGAGGCTGTTAAACGTTACCTAGAAAAAGAAGGTTATGGTACAGTAACTTTTGGATTACAGATGTCAAAGTTAATAGGTGAGAGAATTTCGCAAGTTAAAAGAAATATAGTATTTGAAAGAAGGACACTATTTTTAGCTTATGTTACTGATTTAGCGGATCAAGTTGAGAACTATGTTAAACCTTCATTAGACTCTGGTTTTATTGCATTAGCTGATGGCTACATATTAACCCTAATGTCATGGGGACTAGTAAGAGGATTAGAGAAAGATTGGATGAATGATGTTTTGTCTATTTTTCCTAGATCTGCAATATACTTTTCCCTTATCTCAAGACCAGAAGAAATCATAAAGAGAATAATAAAGAAAAGAGGATTCTTAGACCCTCTTAGTGCGGGAATAGATATTTGTATAAAAAGCGATGTGTTTACAGCTTATGAAGATTATATTAATGAATTTCAGAAAGTTCTTATTTCTCTCTCTACAAAGGAAAGTATTATTTACACGGATAGGAATTTTGATGAAGTACATAAGGAGATAGTGAATAAAATTGAAAGCCTTACGTCCTGA
- the tmk gene encoding dTMP kinase, whose product MKKGVLIAFEGIDGSGKSSQATLLKDWIELKRDVYLTEWNSSDWIHDIIKEAKKKDLLTPLTFSLIHATDFSDRYERYILPMLKSGFIVISDRYIYTAYARDSVRGVDIDWVKKLYSFAIKPDITFYIRVSPDIALERIKKSKRKIKPQEAGADIFPGLSPEEGFLKYQGLITEVYDKLVKDENFIVIDGTKTPKEIQIQIRKFVGELIDNSF is encoded by the coding sequence ATGAAAAAGGGAGTTCTAATAGCTTTTGAAGGAATTGATGGATCTGGTAAATCAAGTCAGGCTACGTTACTTAAGGATTGGATAGAATTAAAAAGAGATGTCTATCTAACTGAGTGGAACTCCTCAGACTGGATTCATGATATAATTAAAGAGGCAAAGAAGAAAGATCTTCTTACCCCATTAACTTTTAGTCTAATACACGCTACTGATTTTTCTGACAGGTATGAAAGGTATATTTTACCAATGTTAAAGTCTGGTTTCATAGTTATTTCTGATAGGTACATTTACACAGCTTATGCTAGGGATAGCGTTAGGGGAGTAGATATTGATTGGGTTAAGAAACTGTACTCATTTGCTATAAAACCGGATATTACTTTTTACATCAGAGTTTCACCAGATATAGCACTAGAGAGGATAAAGAAATCAAAAAGGAAAATAAAACCTCAAGAGGCTGGTGCTGATATATTTCCAGGATTATCACCAGAGGAGGGATTCCTGAAATACCAGGGACTAATTACTGAGGTTTATGATAAATTAGTTAAGGATGAGAATTTTATAGTGATTGACGGAACTAAAACTCCGAAGGAAATACAAATTCAAATTAGAAAATTTGTAGGTGAGTTAATTGATAATAGCTTTTGA
- a CDS encoding Ppx/GppA phosphatase family protein, whose translation MLSAVIDAGFNSFRLVLYQVFPNGTFRIIGSIKSFVRIGEGLEEGKPIGESKIREAEEAFSIFKKIIDKEKVEDVKIVATSAFRYATNGNEIAQKLSKLIGYEMKIISGEEEGRFSGIGILNTLPVSNGILFELGGGSLELIEVNEGNIGKVYQLPIGALKLLNYQEKEIRKRVKDQLSTLSLKRQGVLVGSGGNVRALAKMDLKLLSYPTRSIHGYSIPSKQISKYSSLLPTLDVDARASLPGIGKERAFTIHTASIIIDELMKYFNAENLIVSAYGMREGVLTEGRRLNRESWLYGIAYFNALEPPIQIFKDIIDSVGGKYSFYIASSAYLSLIFKMSGYLNPYEACYRFIKNSVLPGFLLEEALIISFICKSTYSKIKKKHIKFLSEKPSKKELSSYGNIVKNAVEKYVNGVRL comes from the coding sequence ATGTTATCAGCAGTTATTGATGCTGGTTTTAATTCCTTTCGTTTAGTTCTATACCAGGTTTTCCCTAATGGAACTTTTAGAATTATAGGCTCGATTAAGTCTTTTGTAAGAATAGGAGAAGGGTTAGAAGAAGGAAAACCTATAGGAGAGAGTAAAATTAGAGAAGCTGAAGAAGCCTTTTCGATTTTTAAGAAGATCATTGATAAAGAGAAAGTAGAGGATGTTAAAATAGTTGCTACTAGTGCGTTTAGATACGCCACTAACGGTAATGAGATTGCCCAGAAATTAAGTAAACTCATAGGATATGAAATGAAAATTATTTCTGGAGAAGAAGAGGGAAGATTTTCCGGGATTGGAATCCTAAATACTTTACCCGTCTCTAACGGCATACTTTTTGAACTTGGAGGAGGTTCTCTTGAACTAATTGAGGTTAATGAGGGAAATATTGGTAAAGTTTATCAGTTACCTATAGGTGCATTAAAACTCTTGAATTACCAAGAAAAAGAGATAAGAAAAAGAGTGAAAGATCAGTTATCAACGCTCTCTCTGAAAAGACAAGGTGTTCTAGTTGGATCTGGAGGTAATGTGAGAGCTTTGGCAAAAATGGATTTAAAACTTTTATCTTATCCAACAAGATCAATTCATGGTTATTCAATTCCATCAAAACAAATAAGTAAATATTCCTCACTTCTTCCTACTTTAGATGTAGATGCAAGAGCCTCTCTCCCCGGAATTGGAAAAGAAAGAGCTTTCACGATACATACAGCATCAATCATCATAGATGAGCTAATGAAATATTTTAATGCGGAAAATCTAATTGTTTCTGCTTATGGTATGAGGGAAGGAGTACTTACAGAAGGAAGAAGACTGAATAGAGAGAGTTGGTTGTATGGGATAGCATACTTTAATGCGTTAGAGCCGCCAATTCAAATATTCAAGGATATAATAGATAGTGTAGGAGGAAAGTACTCGTTTTATATTGCTTCATCAGCCTATTTATCCCTAATATTTAAGATGTCTGGTTATCTCAATCCTTATGAGGCTTGTTATAGGTTTATCAAGAATTCTGTTTTGCCAGGTTTTCTTTTAGAAGAAGCTTTAATAATAAGCTTTATATGTAAATCTACATATAGTAAAATAAAGAAAAAGCATATTAAATTTTTAAGTGAAAAACCGAGTAAAAAAGAGCTATCATCTTATGGAAATATAGTGAAAAACGCGGTTGAGAAATATGTTAATGGTGTTAGACTATGA
- the sixA gene encoding phosphohistidine phosphatase SixA: MLSLIIVRHGDAEPQIEGKDDKDRKLVKKGIKQMKRIATFLDEMGIKIDKVVSSPYLRAYQSAEAILDKMGVDSLKIETYDDLIPDKDPSLFIEKIKEFPDNITVLIVGHEPYLSGLIKALTGGSVEIKKGGMAMVDYDLKENKGVLKMLLTQKVLKMI; this comes from the coding sequence ATGCTTAGTTTAATTATAGTAAGGCATGGAGATGCTGAACCTCAAATTGAGGGAAAGGATGATAAAGATAGAAAACTAGTGAAGAAAGGAATAAAGCAAATGAAAAGAATTGCTACTTTTCTTGATGAAATGGGGATAAAAATTGATAAAGTTGTTTCCAGCCCCTATTTAAGAGCATACCAATCAGCAGAGGCTATATTGGATAAAATGGGGGTAGATAGTCTAAAAATAGAGACTTATGATGATCTCATACCAGATAAGGATCCATCTCTATTTATTGAAAAGATAAAGGAGTTTCCAGACAATATTACAGTATTAATTGTAGGTCACGAACCGTATCTCTCTGGTTTAATTAAAGCACTAACCGGTGGAAGTGTTGAGATTAAGAAAGGAGGTATGGCTATGGTTGATTATGATTTAAAAGAAAACAAAGGTGTTTTAAAAATGCTTTTAACTCAGAAGGTGCTTAAGATGATTTAA
- a CDS encoding M56 family metallopeptidase: MIFSFRLKKSNDERLNSLVSYTSSIFNMKKPLVYVTKTDYSNAFAFGNFFYKAIGYTSGLLSSLQDNEIIGVTAHELAHLKNHDMEIQVLGLILYNILYLYLFNINFILGLVTFALAYPLFIFIHRMLEKRADLTAVKNNRWLTIYLENALIKIGYLGRSIPSYLLRDIPDFQLYFIKQQLIMNNSRSIFRTHPSLSERLRYLSKYEEWSS, encoded by the coding sequence ATGATCTTTTCGTTTAGACTTAAAAAAAGTAATGACGAGAGACTGAACTCACTAGTTTCTTACACATCTTCAATATTTAACATGAAGAAACCGCTTGTATATGTAACAAAGACAGATTATTCAAATGCTTTTGCATTTGGAAATTTCTTTTACAAAGCTATTGGATATACATCGGGGCTTTTGTCATCTTTACAAGATAATGAAATTATTGGCGTTACAGCCCATGAGTTAGCACATTTAAAAAATCATGACATGGAGATTCAAGTTCTCGGCTTAATTCTTTATAACATTCTATATCTTTATCTTTTCAATATAAACTTTATATTAGGTCTAGTTACTTTTGCACTTGCTTACCCTCTTTTCATCTTTATACATAGAATGCTAGAAAAAAGAGCTGATTTAACTGCAGTTAAGAATAATAGGTGGCTAACTATCTATTTAGAGAACGCATTAATAAAAATTGGTTATTTGGGCCGAAGTATACCTTCTTACTTACTTAGAGATATTCCAGATTTTCAATTATATTTTATAAAACAACAGCTAATAATGAATAACAGTAGAAGTATTTTTAGAACCCATCCTTCATTATCGGAGAGATTGAGGTACTTAAGTAAATATGAAGAATGGAGTAGTTGA
- a CDS encoding peptidase U32 family protein has translation MRLVVATNFDNDLIEKISKYPVKYIYGSQTETLTGHGRASFILPKVNDEKLKEHISVAHSYKIKFLYTMNTANLHGKEYDEHFLNKLKNEIEKLINFGVDGFIVALPFLIYFIRKEHPDIEVSVSSFARITNIRKVEEYLQMGANTVIMDEDTNRNFTLLEASAKLAKKYNADIEVITNNTCLWSCPYKLIHDQVTSYLSAKDGVKNVWFEYPVLFCATEVRNDFANIIRMRWIRPEDLHYYEEIGIDRFKIAGRNKKTDWLVNVVKAYSEREYKGNLLDILSYVQGRATTSALRRINESSNYEILMKVYVDNAQFPPNWLSYFKYNRCEERSCEECRYCDIIAEKVIKIDGKPFFQQQEKFKPQIELIPRFVSHGEDNR, from the coding sequence ATGCGACTAGTTGTTGCAACAAACTTCGATAACGACTTAATAGAGAAAATTTCAAAATATCCAGTAAAGTACATTTACGGTAGCCAAACAGAGACACTAACCGGACATGGTAGGGCTTCTTTTATTTTACCTAAAGTTAACGATGAAAAACTTAAGGAACATATTTCTGTAGCCCATTCTTATAAGATAAAATTTCTATATACGATGAATACTGCAAATCTTCATGGTAAGGAGTATGATGAACATTTCCTTAATAAATTAAAAAATGAAATAGAAAAATTAATAAATTTTGGTGTTGATGGTTTTATAGTTGCCTTACCCTTTTTAATTTACTTTATCAGAAAAGAACACCCAGATATAGAAGTTTCTGTATCCTCTTTTGCAAGAATAACTAACATTAGAAAAGTTGAGGAATATCTACAGATGGGGGCAAATACTGTTATCATGGATGAAGATACAAATAGGAATTTTACGCTATTGGAGGCTTCTGCAAAGTTAGCAAAAAAGTATAATGCTGATATTGAAGTAATTACAAATAATACTTGTCTATGGAGTTGTCCCTATAAATTAATTCATGATCAGGTGACTTCTTATCTCTCAGCTAAAGATGGAGTTAAAAATGTTTGGTTTGAATATCCTGTTCTGTTTTGCGCTACTGAAGTTAGGAATGATTTTGCTAATATTATCAGAATGAGATGGATTAGACCAGAAGATTTGCATTATTATGAGGAGATCGGAATTGACAGGTTTAAGATTGCTGGAAGGAATAAGAAAACCGATTGGTTAGTAAATGTTGTAAAGGCTTACTCAGAAAGGGAATACAAAGGAAATTTACTTGACATTTTAAGTTATGTTCAGGGTAGAGCAACTACTTCTGCACTAAGGAGAATTAATGAATCGTCAAACTACGAAATATTAATGAAAGTGTACGTAGATAATGCTCAATTCCCGCCTAACTGGTTGAGTTATTTCAAATATAATAGGTGTGAAGAAAGGAGTTGTGAGGAATGTAGATATTGTGATATAATTGCCGAGAAGGTCATAAAGATTGATGGTAAGCCTTTCTTCCAACAACAAGAAAAGTTTAAACCACAAATAGAACTTATTCCGAGGTTTGTTAGTCATGGTGAAGATAACAGATAG
- a CDS encoding class I SAM-dependent methyltransferase, with translation MSVKASDEELREVYNHIPSSYDRANRYISFNQDIKWRADLVKTILNYCEKPKLVLDVAAGKGELTYVFKKLYREKFFPVMTDYAENMLKLAIVEDDRVLASFEALPFRDNAFDVVMSSFALHASDNIESVIKEMNRVSRKIIGFIAMGKPDNKVKRMYLSFYLRFIMPYITIFAKGKPRDYKYIYYIYKRLNTNSWHKQLFFRLLDVKIYEEKALNLFYFVVSYKRDNKE, from the coding sequence GTGTCTGTTAAAGCTTCAGATGAAGAGTTAAGAGAAGTTTATAACCATATTCCTTCATCTTATGATAGAGCTAATCGATATATATCCTTTAACCAAGATATAAAATGGAGAGCAGATCTTGTAAAGACTATCTTAAATTATTGCGAAAAACCCAAACTAGTTTTAGATGTAGCAGCAGGGAAAGGAGAGTTAACTTATGTATTTAAGAAGTTATATAGAGAGAAATTCTTCCCTGTAATGACTGATTACGCCGAGAATATGCTGAAACTAGCTATAGTTGAAGATGATAGAGTTCTAGCTTCATTTGAAGCCTTACCGTTTAGAGATAATGCCTTTGATGTTGTAATGAGTAGTTTTGCTTTACATGCATCAGATAATATAGAGAGTGTAATTAAAGAAATGAATAGGGTATCAAGAAAGATAATTGGATTTATAGCTATGGGAAAACCGGACAATAAAGTAAAAAGAATGTATCTAAGTTTTTACTTGAGATTCATAATGCCTTATATAACGATATTTGCTAAAGGCAAGCCAAGAGATTACAAATACATATATTATATTTACAAGAGGCTTAATACTAACTCATGGCATAAGCAGTTATTTTTCAGATTGTTAGATGTTAAGATTTATGAGGAAAAAGCACTGAATCTATTTTACTTTGTAGTTTCTTATAAGAGAGATAATAAGGAATAA